In Kineococcus sp. NBC_00420, a single genomic region encodes these proteins:
- a CDS encoding TIGR02677 family protein, giving the protein MQYQPFAHLGTELTETYRAVLDVFAEARARYVLHLRPEDVLAELTGRDPLDLNRVSTALGRLVDWGNLRADPDTARVETVEDFHRARFLYQLTPEGLAAERALQTYDENLGRRGALQAVALGDIVEHLRALVVLAESGEPDPAQASVLLAVLVTRLESLADNASVFMGSLQRSIDLHDADTDAFLAYKDRIIDYLERFLSDLVTIGAEISGLVARAEDLDVDRLLVAVAEREASDVAPGTEDDSARAAELARLTLLWRQRWCGLHDWFRGTRSSPSQKDLLRRRARSAIPQLLRAVAVLNERRTGRSDRSADFRRLAVWFAEAPDDAARHRLWRAAFGVSPARHLSIDTDSLTARDEQPVPSSTPWAQAPPLQISPQFRRTGHHERRGRIAQVADRSLARRHLAEQADAEVAQLAAARAELLRSGATRLSELPELSTPAFGLFLGLLGQAVTARHADRRSAPVRATSADGSLDIVLTPVAEAGRTTVRTPDGAFTIDDCLLVIVDNDEAPDGAA; this is encoded by the coding sequence GTGCAGTACCAGCCCTTCGCCCACCTGGGGACGGAGCTGACGGAGACCTACCGGGCGGTCCTCGACGTCTTCGCGGAGGCCCGCGCCCGCTACGTCCTGCACCTGCGCCCCGAGGACGTCCTCGCCGAGCTCACCGGCCGGGACCCACTCGACCTGAACCGGGTGAGCACCGCCCTGGGACGCCTGGTCGACTGGGGAAACCTGCGTGCCGATCCGGACACCGCGCGGGTCGAGACGGTCGAGGACTTCCACCGGGCCCGGTTCCTGTACCAGCTCACCCCCGAGGGTCTCGCCGCCGAACGCGCCCTCCAGACCTACGACGAGAACCTGGGCCGACGGGGAGCTCTGCAGGCCGTCGCCCTCGGCGACATCGTCGAGCACCTGCGCGCTCTGGTCGTCCTGGCCGAGTCCGGCGAGCCCGATCCAGCGCAGGCCTCGGTGTTGCTCGCGGTGCTCGTGACCCGGCTGGAGTCGTTGGCGGACAACGCGTCGGTCTTCATGGGGTCGTTGCAACGCTCGATCGACCTGCACGACGCCGACACCGACGCGTTCCTCGCCTACAAGGACCGCATCATCGACTACCTCGAACGGTTCCTCTCCGACCTCGTGACGATCGGCGCAGAGATCAGCGGGCTGGTCGCGCGGGCCGAGGACCTCGACGTGGACCGCCTGCTGGTGGCGGTCGCGGAACGTGAGGCCTCCGACGTGGCCCCGGGGACCGAGGACGACTCCGCACGCGCCGCGGAGCTGGCCCGGCTGACGCTGCTGTGGCGACAGCGGTGGTGCGGCCTGCACGACTGGTTCCGCGGAACGCGGTCGAGCCCGAGCCAGAAGGACCTCCTCCGGCGCAGAGCCCGTTCGGCGATCCCCCAACTGCTGCGGGCCGTCGCCGTCCTCAACGAACGCCGCACCGGCCGCTCGGACCGTTCGGCCGACTTCCGCCGGCTCGCGGTGTGGTTCGCCGAGGCGCCGGACGACGCCGCCCGGCACCGGTTGTGGCGCGCCGCCTTCGGGGTGAGCCCGGCACGCCACCTCAGCATCGACACCGACTCGCTGACCGCCCGCGACGAGCAGCCCGTGCCGTCGAGCACCCCGTGGGCGCAGGCTCCACCGTTGCAGATCAGTCCTCAGTTCCGTCGCACCGGACACCACGAACGCCGCGGTCGCATCGCACAGGTCGCCGACCGGTCCCTCGCCCGCCGGCACCTGGCCGAGCAGGCCGACGCCGAGGTGGCCCAACTCGCGGCTGCCCGCGCGGAACTCCTCCGCAGCGGAGCCACCCGGCTCTCGGAACTTCCCGAACTCTCCACCCCGGCCTTCGGGTTGTTCCTCGGCCTGCTCGGGCAGGCCGTCACCGCCCGGCACGCCGACCGGCGGTCCGCCCCGGTCCGGGCGACGTCCGCCGACGGTTCGCTGGACATCGTCCTGACCCCCGTCGCCGAGGCCGGGAGGACCACCGTGAGAACTCCGGACGGCGCCTTCACGATCGACGACTGCCTCCTGGTGATCGTCGACAACGACGAAGCACCGGACGGTGCGGCGTGA
- a CDS encoding TIGR02678 family protein, with protein MSERLSRRLELDRSSERRRAARTLLANPLLLPRGPQADEFVLVRRHADHLRRWFDRETGWRLRVEPELARLEKVPADATDGTRPALDRQGRPLTRRRYVLLCLALAALERSEAQTTLGQLAEEVLLMVTDEEFSSVGLTFSLETRDERGDLVAVVRALLALGVLSRISGDEDAFVASGGDVLYDVDRHVLAALLVAPRGPSLLAEVAPEDRLTELLATTPPLTDDARNHALRQRLTRRLLDDPVLLAAELDADERAYLLSQRRALVDRVEEFTGLRAEIRAEGVAMVDPADDLTDLRMPEDGTDGHVALLVAERLLDADPDAVPVRVLHAMVASQASRYAAYWRKDARLAGAEVGLVTIAVDRLEALHLARRETDAVRALPPLHRYALTPAGPLGGSTP; from the coding sequence GTGAGCGAGCGACTCAGCCGACGGCTGGAACTCGACCGCAGCAGCGAACGCCGCAGGGCGGCCCGGACCCTGCTGGCGAACCCCCTGCTGTTGCCCCGGGGACCCCAGGCCGACGAGTTCGTCCTCGTGCGCCGGCACGCCGACCACCTGCGGAGGTGGTTCGACCGGGAGACCGGGTGGCGGCTGCGGGTGGAACCGGAACTCGCCCGGCTGGAGAAGGTCCCGGCCGATGCGACGGACGGGACACGGCCCGCGCTGGACCGCCAGGGCCGCCCGCTGACCCGACGCCGCTACGTCCTGCTCTGTCTCGCGCTGGCCGCCCTGGAACGCTCCGAGGCCCAGACGACCCTCGGCCAACTGGCGGAGGAGGTCCTGCTCATGGTCACCGACGAGGAGTTCAGCAGCGTCGGTCTGACGTTCAGCCTCGAGACGCGCGACGAACGTGGGGACCTGGTCGCCGTGGTCCGGGCCCTCCTCGCCCTGGGCGTGCTCAGCCGCATCAGCGGGGACGAGGACGCCTTCGTCGCGAGCGGTGGTGACGTCCTCTACGACGTGGACCGGCACGTGCTGGCCGCGCTGCTGGTGGCACCGCGGGGGCCGTCGTTGCTCGCCGAGGTGGCACCCGAGGACCGGTTGACCGAACTCCTCGCCACCACGCCACCCCTCACCGACGACGCCCGCAACCACGCACTGCGGCAACGTCTCACGCGCCGATTGCTGGACGACCCGGTCCTGCTGGCGGCTGAACTGGACGCCGACGAGCGGGCCTACCTCCTCAGCCAGCGGCGCGCCCTCGTGGACCGCGTCGAGGAGTTCACCGGACTGCGCGCGGAGATCCGGGCCGAGGGGGTCGCCATGGTGGATCCCGCAGACGACCTCACCGACCTCCGGATGCCGGAGGACGGGACCGACGGGCACGTGGCCCTGCTGGTCGCCGAGCGGCTGCTGGACGCCGACCCCGACGCCGTCCCCGTGCGGGTGCTGCACGCGATGGTCGCGTCGCAAGCGAGCCGGTACGCCGCCTACTGGCGCAAGGACGCCCGACTGGCGGGGGCGGAGGTGGGCCTCGTCACCATCGCGGTCGACCGTCTCGAGGCACTGCACCTCGCCCGACGCGAGACCGACGCCGTCCGCGCCCTCCCCCCGCTGCACCGCTACGCACTGACCCCGGCCGGACCCCTCGGAGGCTCGACACCGTGA
- a CDS encoding TIGR02680 family protein, giving the protein MNLPVPHLDRWQPLRLGLVDLYHYDTEEFWFHDGRLLLRGNNGAGKSKVLALTLPFLLDGDTSPYRVEPDGDRKKHMEWNLLLGGAHENSERTGYAWLEFGRLDAETGPEFFGIGCGMKAVRGRSGVTTWFFTTSRRIGAELSLISPSRTALAKARLAEAIGATGTVHDTAKGYRKQLDEKLFRLGEDRYAALVDLLIQLRRPQLTKEPDEALTSAALTEALPPIDGGILADVAEAFRALEEDRRDLEAVVEARDAAGRFLEHYHRYACTAARRRAEAPRLAQSAYEEVRRQLGLAHAQRQEAETAVRRAETTLEELDLELQRLQAREKALQDSDDARAATDLQQVAAAATRAREAARTSAELHDQALARERTAERELEDARTEHDRAATETSAAAHDVLTAATAAGLPTDDLEATDPATVRTRAERETARRAGQVRHVSALLDEVASLEREHRRLQTQLDREEAAAARLQERLALARADVATRAAEHVADLRAHLASTSQLRVDDLEGLLSRTQVWTESMTGASPARTAVTTAVERRSRTLGGRDADLRSAQRARSDAIDTLEAERGRLLAGEDSSPPAARFRGSGRDRDGAPLWRLVDFREDLTALERAGLEGALEASGLLDGWVSPAGDLTSPDGEALLVPTTGRPRRSLAGLLRPAVDREEPRAATVSDPTLTTLLECIGTGEGEVRADVDGSYQLGVLTGRWSKPEAEFLGRGAREAARRRRLREIDEETRLLQSEVAALQEQITEVEEHLRVLGVELAEVPDEGPLRSAHSLVLTLSTAVTEAEEQLERDRADVTAARERALSRRAGGEDDAGQLGLPFTSEGLQEVTGALAEFRLAVAGYVPARVRLQLATTRVSTTSGAAQLRQEESRAAQRELATRRGEEAAAAERFTTLEATVGAAVQELRRRLGEVETARRKARDSERTTRSRLTTTTEALGHAKGEIVRLDLDLAQETERRATAAESLYRFACTGVLAVALPELEIPDTAVVWAPDPTVRLARQVEQALEIPFDDNAWRRVQQTVTEEVKPLADTLSRHGHSAELNLSEDVVRVEVRYAGRPRTVPALRDELVADAEQRRQLLDAREREVLENHLVAEVASALQELIGAADRQVNDMNAELERRPTSTGMRLRMQWRVVEDGPAGLTQARERLLRQSADAWSLSDQSAVGAFLKDRIDAVRADREGVGTWLEHLTTALDYRSWHRFVVQRYQNGQWRPASGPASGGEKVLAASVPLFAAASAHYRSAGNPHAPRIITLDEAFAGVDDTARADYLGLLAEFDLDVVMTSEREWACYPQVPGIAISNVSRREGVDAVLVTSYRWDGRRKQRVARPVSQELPVVAPRTGVPDQEGLFP; this is encoded by the coding sequence GTGAACCTGCCCGTCCCGCACCTCGATCGCTGGCAACCGCTGCGGCTCGGTCTCGTCGACCTGTACCACTACGACACCGAGGAGTTCTGGTTCCACGACGGCCGTCTCCTGCTGCGCGGCAACAACGGAGCGGGCAAGTCGAAAGTGCTCGCGTTGACGCTCCCGTTCCTGCTGGACGGGGATACCTCGCCCTACCGCGTCGAGCCCGACGGTGACCGGAAGAAGCACATGGAGTGGAACCTGCTCCTCGGGGGAGCCCACGAGAACTCCGAACGGACCGGGTACGCGTGGCTGGAGTTCGGCCGGCTCGACGCCGAGACCGGCCCGGAGTTCTTCGGGATCGGCTGCGGGATGAAGGCCGTCCGCGGTCGCAGCGGCGTCACGACGTGGTTCTTCACGACCTCCCGGCGCATCGGCGCGGAGCTCTCGCTGATCAGCCCGTCCCGCACAGCCTTGGCCAAGGCCCGCCTCGCCGAGGCCATCGGAGCGACGGGCACCGTCCACGACACCGCCAAGGGCTACCGCAAGCAGCTCGACGAGAAGCTGTTCCGGCTCGGTGAGGACCGGTACGCCGCTCTGGTGGACCTGCTGATCCAGCTGCGCCGACCGCAACTGACGAAGGAACCGGACGAAGCGCTGACGTCGGCCGCGCTCACCGAAGCGCTGCCCCCGATCGACGGGGGCATTCTCGCCGACGTCGCGGAGGCGTTCCGCGCGCTGGAGGAGGACCGCCGGGACCTCGAGGCGGTGGTCGAGGCCCGCGACGCCGCCGGCCGGTTCCTCGAGCACTACCACCGCTACGCGTGCACGGCAGCCCGCCGCCGCGCCGAGGCCCCCCGGCTGGCCCAGTCCGCCTACGAGGAGGTCCGTCGACAGCTGGGCCTGGCGCACGCGCAACGGCAAGAGGCCGAAACTGCCGTCCGAAGGGCCGAGACCACGCTCGAGGAACTCGACCTGGAACTGCAGCGCCTGCAGGCCCGGGAGAAGGCCCTGCAGGACAGTGACGACGCGCGGGCCGCGACAGACCTCCAGCAGGTCGCGGCCGCCGCGACGCGGGCACGTGAGGCAGCCCGGACCTCAGCCGAGCTGCACGATCAGGCGCTGGCCCGGGAACGCACCGCCGAGCGGGAGCTGGAGGACGCACGCACCGAGCACGACCGGGCCGCCACCGAGACCAGCGCGGCCGCTCACGACGTGCTGACCGCCGCGACCGCCGCCGGCCTGCCGACCGACGACCTCGAGGCGACCGACCCTGCCACGGTGCGCACCCGCGCGGAGCGCGAGACCGCGCGGCGTGCCGGGCAGGTGCGTCACGTCTCCGCCCTGCTCGACGAGGTCGCCTCCCTCGAGCGTGAACACCGACGGCTGCAGACCCAACTCGACCGGGAGGAGGCCGCCGCCGCCAGACTGCAGGAGCGTCTCGCCCTCGCGCGGGCCGACGTCGCCACCCGCGCCGCCGAGCACGTCGCCGACCTGCGCGCGCACCTCGCGTCGACGTCGCAACTCCGCGTCGACGACCTGGAAGGTCTGCTCTCCCGGACCCAGGTCTGGACCGAGTCGATGACCGGTGCCTCGCCGGCCCGCACGGCCGTCACCACAGCGGTCGAACGGCGCAGTCGGACGCTGGGGGGCCGCGACGCGGACCTGAGGAGTGCGCAGAGGGCGCGGAGCGACGCCATCGACACCCTGGAGGCCGAACGCGGACGACTCCTCGCCGGAGAGGACAGCTCGCCCCCCGCGGCGCGGTTCCGCGGGTCCGGCCGCGACCGTGACGGAGCACCCCTGTGGCGCCTGGTCGACTTCCGGGAGGATCTGACGGCCCTCGAGCGAGCGGGTCTCGAGGGAGCCCTGGAGGCCTCCGGGTTGCTCGACGGCTGGGTGTCCCCCGCGGGCGACCTCACCAGCCCGGACGGAGAGGCGCTGCTGGTGCCCACCACCGGGCGACCGCGACGATCCCTGGCGGGTCTGCTGCGTCCAGCCGTGGACCGCGAGGAACCTCGGGCGGCGACGGTCTCCGACCCCACCCTCACGACCCTGCTCGAGTGCATCGGGACGGGCGAGGGCGAGGTGCGGGCCGACGTCGACGGCAGCTACCAGCTCGGGGTCCTGACGGGGCGGTGGTCGAAACCCGAGGCGGAGTTCCTGGGTCGGGGCGCCCGGGAAGCGGCGCGCCGCCGACGCCTGCGCGAGATCGACGAAGAGACCCGGCTCCTGCAGTCCGAGGTCGCCGCGCTCCAGGAGCAGATCACCGAGGTCGAGGAGCACCTGCGCGTCCTCGGCGTCGAACTCGCGGAGGTTCCCGACGAAGGCCCCCTGCGGAGTGCCCACTCGCTGGTCCTCACGCTGAGCACCGCGGTGACCGAAGCGGAGGAGCAGCTCGAACGCGATCGCGCGGACGTGACCGCGGCCCGGGAACGGGCCCTCTCCCGCCGCGCGGGCGGCGAGGACGACGCCGGACAACTCGGGCTGCCGTTCACCAGCGAGGGCCTCCAGGAGGTCACCGGGGCCCTGGCGGAGTTCCGGCTGGCCGTCGCCGGCTACGTCCCGGCCCGCGTCCGCCTGCAGCTCGCCACGACTCGGGTGAGCACGACGTCGGGCGCCGCGCAGCTGCGGCAGGAGGAGTCGAGAGCCGCGCAGCGGGAACTGGCGACCCGACGCGGCGAGGAGGCCGCCGCCGCCGAACGCTTCACCACACTCGAGGCCACGGTGGGTGCGGCCGTTCAGGAACTCCGCCGGCGCCTCGGGGAGGTGGAGACGGCCCGTAGGAAGGCCCGGGACAGTGAACGCACCACCCGTTCCCGCCTCACGACGACGACCGAGGCGCTCGGTCACGCGAAGGGGGAGATCGTGCGCCTCGACCTCGACCTCGCCCAGGAGACCGAACGACGCGCGACGGCCGCCGAGAGCCTGTACCGGTTCGCCTGCACGGGTGTCCTCGCTGTCGCCCTCCCCGAGCTGGAGATCCCGGACACCGCAGTGGTGTGGGCCCCGGACCCCACCGTCCGTCTGGCGCGCCAGGTCGAACAGGCCCTCGAGATCCCCTTCGACGACAACGCCTGGCGCCGGGTGCAGCAGACCGTGACGGAGGAGGTGAAACCCCTCGCCGACACGCTCTCCCGTCACGGGCACTCGGCGGAACTCAACCTGTCCGAGGACGTCGTCCGCGTCGAGGTCCGCTACGCCGGACGACCCAGGACCGTGCCGGCGCTGCGCGATGAACTCGTCGCCGACGCGGAGCAGCGTCGACAACTCCTCGACGCGCGGGAACGCGAGGTCCTGGAGAACCACCTCGTCGCCGAGGTCGCGAGCGCCCTGCAGGAACTCATCGGAGCCGCCGACCGCCAGGTCAACGACATGAACGCCGAACTGGAACGCCGCCCCACGAGCACCGGCATGCGGTTGCGGATGCAGTGGCGTGTCGTCGAGGACGGTCCCGCGGGTCTCACCCAGGCGCGGGAACGGCTGTTGCGGCAGAGCGCCGATGCCTGGTCGCTCTCCGACCAGTCCGCGGTCGGAGCCTTCCTCAAGGACCGCATCGACGCCGTGCGCGCCGACCGCGAAGGGGTCGGCACGTGGCTGGAACACCTCACGACCGCGTTGGACTACCGGTCGTGGCACCGGTTCGTCGTGCAGCGCTACCAAAACGGGCAGTGGCGGCCCGCGTCCGGCCCCGCGTCGGGCGGGGAGAAGGTGCTCGCCGCCAGCGTTCCCCTCTTCGCCGCGGCCTCGGCGCACTACCGCTCGGCAGGCAACCCGCACGCGCCCCGGATCATCACCCTCGACGAAGCCTTCGCCGGCGTGGACGACACCGCGCGGGCCGACTACCTCGGGTTGCTGGCCGAGTTCGACCTCGACGTCGTCATGACCAGCGAACGAGAGTGGGCGTGCTACCCGCAGGTGCCGGGGATCGCGATCAGCAACGTCTCCCGTCGGGAGGGCGTCGACGCCGTCCTCGTCACCTCCTACCGGTGGGACGGGCGTCGCAAGCAGCGGGTCGCACGCCCGGTCAGTCAGGAACTGCCGGTCGTCGCGCCCCGGACCGGCGTTCCGGACCAGGAGGGCCTGTTCCCGTGA
- a CDS encoding TIGR02679 family protein: MSDARLERLLGGPHTRWLVDRVRRRLAAGSTTQGTVTLPRASAEQRAALETLLGRPAGRGRSLSVRLEDVDAVLRTAGLPGLATAVETLTGPVQIRAHLLAERASAWDELVAPLDQVCAVERWADWWAATRDASPLRRTLAAQTDAAGFTASLAAVLDALPGRDEALGAFAQRTCHNPHALDDGPLADLVLAAGARWHDLERPVSAAGRRALWARLGVVRDELSSTVLSLGLPGDGTPTGRALTAWRDTGTPVVLTLRHLARSPLEFPDLAGVTVHVCENPVVVAAAADELAAGAPPLVCTSGRPGAAVVALLRAVLACGGRLAHHGDFDWGGMAIARTVMELGPAEPWRLDADSYRSAVHQHVGRPLRGRAVATPWDPELREAMEENGSGVDEEAVLPELLTDLRRAHRP; encoded by the coding sequence GTGAGCGATGCCCGGCTGGAGCGGCTGCTGGGTGGACCCCACACCCGCTGGCTGGTCGACCGGGTGCGGCGCCGCCTCGCGGCGGGGAGCACGACGCAGGGCACCGTCACCCTCCCTCGAGCCTCGGCCGAGCAGCGGGCTGCGCTCGAGACCCTGCTGGGTCGCCCGGCAGGACGCGGTCGGTCTCTGAGCGTCCGCCTGGAGGACGTCGACGCGGTGCTGCGCACTGCCGGTCTCCCCGGCCTCGCCACGGCCGTCGAGACCTTGACGGGTCCGGTGCAGATCCGGGCGCACCTGCTCGCCGAGCGGGCGAGCGCGTGGGACGAACTCGTCGCCCCGCTCGACCAGGTGTGCGCGGTGGAGCGGTGGGCCGACTGGTGGGCCGCCACCCGCGATGCCAGCCCCCTCCGGCGAACGCTGGCCGCGCAGACGGACGCCGCAGGGTTCACCGCGTCCCTCGCCGCGGTCCTCGACGCACTCCCCGGTCGTGACGAGGCACTCGGAGCCTTCGCGCAGCGGACGTGCCACAACCCGCACGCGCTCGACGACGGCCCGCTGGCCGACCTCGTCCTCGCCGCCGGCGCCCGCTGGCACGACCTGGAGCGCCCCGTCTCGGCAGCGGGACGTCGGGCCCTGTGGGCTCGGCTCGGCGTGGTCCGCGACGAACTCTCCTCCACCGTCCTCAGCCTCGGCCTGCCCGGCGACGGGACACCCACGGGCCGGGCGCTCACCGCCTGGCGGGACACCGGGACCCCGGTGGTGCTGACCCTGCGCCACCTCGCCCGGTCCCCCCTCGAGTTCCCCGACCTCGCGGGGGTCACCGTCCACGTCTGCGAGAACCCCGTCGTCGTCGCGGCTGCCGCGGACGAGCTGGCGGCCGGGGCCCCTCCCCTGGTGTGCACGTCAGGGCGCCCCGGCGCAGCGGTCGTCGCACTGCTGCGCGCCGTCCTCGCCTGCGGTGGCCGACTGGCCCACCACGGCGACTTCGACTGGGGCGGGATGGCGATCGCCAGGACCGTGATGGAACTCGGCCCGGCGGAGCCGTGGCGGCTCGACGCCGACAGCTACCGTTCGGCCGTCCACCAGCACGTCGGGCGACCGCTCCGCGGACGGGCCGTCGCGACCCCGTGGGACCCGGAACTCCGTGAAGCGATGGAGGAGAACGGGTCCGGGGTCGACGAGGAGGCCGTTCTCCCCGAACTGCTCACCGATCTCCGCCGGGCCCACCGCCCGTGA
- a CDS encoding GmrSD restriction endonuclease domain-containing protein: METIVRTPHEVFYAPQRLDVPLFQRPYVWTREGQWAPLWADVRRLAELALNGPDTVPHFLGAVVLQSRPYVVGGIPNLTVIDGQQRLTTLQLLLDAVRSVALEAGAHQAADQLRTLVENDAPFRGVEHDRFKVWPTNRDRDAFVAAMTGTGHTGPAVGQQQVAAAHTWFRDVAEEWIGDEDAVRRATALTHVLRTKLQLVVIQLGVDEDAQEIFETLNARGTPLSAADLVKNFVFQRLDATPSQAQTMYEKFWRQFETPFWEKEVTVGTTPQPRSSVFLTQWLTARVAEEVPPRQVFTRFKHYAQVEASEAMTDLLPRLHASAVVYREFIVSGQRYDGDLDRLGLFVYRTGALNQESVRAVLLWALDPDQEPIPGDQLDELLGSVESWAVRRSLLRLSTAGYARLVAELLQVLRNSPRSEAGSVTTRVLAQQTSSGTYWPPDAEVRDQLRTSPVYRRLRRGRLRMVLEAVEDHARGYGIPGAKRFADSRVGRNKLAIEHVLPQTWETNWSIGDNPVAKQRRTEHVHVLGNLTLVTGSLNSKVSNGPWLGTGGKREALNAHDVLMLNRRVREAGEDGWDETVIDVRTDELTGRLLQVWPAPAGHAVRPDLGSTDLAHISVRDLLQAGLLQPDQPIYARRAEREHEARVRAEGWIVVDGVAFETLSGAAKAVAGHALNGWWFWSTDRAGVTTLRKLREQLAAGDGVDDAAE, translated from the coding sequence GGGCCGACGTCCGGCGGCTGGCCGAACTCGCTCTGAACGGTCCGGACACCGTGCCGCACTTCCTGGGGGCGGTCGTCCTGCAGAGCCGCCCGTACGTCGTCGGTGGCATCCCGAACCTCACGGTGATCGACGGGCAACAACGGCTCACGACGTTGCAGCTGCTGCTCGACGCCGTCCGTTCCGTCGCCCTCGAGGCCGGCGCGCACCAGGCCGCCGACCAGTTGCGCACGCTCGTCGAGAACGACGCGCCCTTCCGTGGGGTCGAGCACGACCGGTTCAAGGTGTGGCCCACGAACCGCGACCGCGACGCGTTCGTCGCCGCCATGACGGGCACCGGACACACGGGCCCGGCGGTGGGGCAGCAGCAGGTGGCGGCGGCACACACCTGGTTCCGCGACGTCGCCGAGGAGTGGATCGGGGACGAGGACGCCGTTCGGCGGGCGACGGCGCTGACCCACGTCCTGCGGACCAAGCTGCAGCTCGTCGTCATCCAGCTCGGCGTCGACGAAGACGCCCAGGAGATCTTCGAGACCCTCAACGCCCGCGGCACTCCGCTGTCGGCAGCCGACCTGGTGAAGAACTTCGTGTTCCAGCGGCTCGACGCCACCCCGAGCCAGGCGCAGACGATGTACGAGAAGTTCTGGCGGCAGTTCGAGACCCCGTTCTGGGAGAAGGAGGTCACCGTCGGGACGACACCGCAACCCCGATCGTCCGTGTTCCTCACCCAGTGGCTGACCGCGCGGGTGGCCGAAGAGGTGCCGCCGCGACAGGTCTTCACCCGCTTCAAGCACTACGCCCAGGTCGAGGCCAGCGAGGCGATGACGGACCTCCTCCCGCGGCTCCACGCCTCGGCCGTCGTGTACCGCGAGTTCATCGTGAGCGGCCAGCGGTACGACGGAGACCTCGACCGGCTGGGGTTGTTCGTCTACCGCACGGGCGCGTTGAACCAGGAAAGCGTCCGCGCGGTCCTGCTGTGGGCGCTGGATCCGGACCAGGAGCCGATCCCCGGGGACCAGCTCGACGAACTCCTGGGGTCGGTGGAGAGCTGGGCCGTGCGCAGATCGCTGCTGCGGCTCAGCACCGCCGGGTACGCGCGGTTGGTGGCGGAGCTCTTGCAGGTGCTGAGGAACTCCCCGCGGTCGGAGGCCGGCTCCGTGACGACACGCGTCCTGGCGCAGCAGACGTCGTCCGGGACGTACTGGCCACCGGACGCCGAGGTCCGTGATCAGCTGCGGACCTCGCCGGTCTACCGGCGTCTGCGACGCGGCCGGCTGCGCATGGTGCTCGAGGCGGTCGAGGACCACGCGCGCGGCTATGGCATCCCCGGGGCCAAGCGTTTCGCCGATTCCCGCGTGGGCCGGAACAAGCTGGCGATCGAGCACGTCCTGCCGCAGACGTGGGAGACGAACTGGAGCATCGGGGACAACCCCGTCGCGAAGCAGCGCCGGACCGAGCACGTCCACGTCCTCGGGAACCTGACCCTGGTCACGGGCAGCCTGAACAGCAAGGTCTCCAACGGTCCGTGGCTCGGGACCGGCGGGAAGCGCGAGGCTCTCAACGCCCACGACGTCCTCATGCTGAACCGGCGTGTTCGCGAGGCCGGCGAGGACGGCTGGGACGAGACGGTGATCGACGTGCGGACCGACGAACTGACCGGACGACTGCTCCAGGTCTGGCCCGCACCCGCCGGCCACGCCGTCCGTCCCGACCTCGGCAGCACCGACCTGGCGCACATCTCGGTCCGCGACCTGTTGCAGGCCGGTCTGCTGCAGCCGGACCAGCCGATCTACGCTCGCCGTGCGGAGCGTGAGCACGAAGCCCGGGTCCGGGCCGAGGGGTGGATCGTCGTCGACGGTGTCGCGTTCGAGACCCTGTCGGGTGCGGCCAAGGCCGTGGCCGGGCACGCCCTGAACGGTTGGTGGTTCTGGTCCACCGATCGCGCGGGGGTGACCACGCTGCGGAAACTCCGGGAGCAGCTCGCGGCGGGGGACGGCGTCGACGACGCGGCGGAGTGA